One Maylandia zebra isolate NMK-2024a unplaced genomic scaffold, Mzebra_GT3a scaffold02, whole genome shotgun sequence DNA window includes the following coding sequences:
- the LOC112430847 gene encoding interferon-induced protein 44-like isoform X2, protein MGSSSSKTVAPSLFLENPWRQINNGENSTDQHFVENYKPEVEEQNLRILLHGPVGAGKSSFINSVNSVLQKRVCCEALVTNACDCSTKKYTTCRIKKGNAFYPFVLNDMMGLKKTTSRRNRRIHVKDVKQALKGHIKDGYVFNPENKLSKGDRYYNRTPTENDKVHVLVCVVDTNTASLMSDATVEAIQDVRDEATELEIPQVAIFTKIDEAFPEIKHDVTNVYKSECLQKRIEEFSKRVGIPINFIFPVKNYHSETELNPDMDAIIMNAMRHIIDIGNDSLNRKLRSQT, encoded by the exons ATGGGTTCTTCGTCTTCAAAAACAGTTGCTCCATCTCTAT TTCTTGAAAACCCGTGGAGGCAAATTAACAATGG AGAGAACTCAACTGATCAGCATTTTGTGGAGAACTACAAACCTGAGGTTGAAGAACAAAATCTTAGGATCCTTCTTCATGGTCCAGTTGGAGCTGGAAAATCTAGTTTCATCAATTCTGTAAACAGTGTCTTACAAAAGAGAGTATGTTGCGAGGCTTTGGTGACTAACGCTTGTGACTGTTCCACCAAAAAG TATACAACCTGCAGGATCAAAAAGGGAAATGCCTTTTACCCTTTTGTCCTAAATGACATGATGGGGTTGAAAAAGACAACCAGCAGAAGAAACAGAAGGATTCATGTGAAAGATGTCAAACAGGCGCTGAAGGGCCACATAAAAGATGGTTACGTG TTCAACCCTGAAAACAAACTGTCAAAAGGCGATAGATACTACAACAGAACTCCAACTGAGAATGACAAAGTGCACGTTTTGGTTTGTGTTGTTGATACCAACACTGCATCTCTGATGAGTGATGCCACTGTGGAAGCAATACAGGACGTCAGAGATGAAGCCACTGAGCTGG AGATTCCACAAGTGGCAATTTTCACCAAAATTGACGAGGCTTTTCCTGAGATAAAACATGATGTGACAAATGTCTACAAGAGCGAATGTCTGCAGAAAAGG attGAGGAGTTCAGCAAACGTGTGGGCATCCCTATTAACTTTATTTTTCCAGTGAAGAACTACCACTCAGAAACAGAACTGAATCCTGACATGGATGCTATAATAATGAACGCCATGAGACACATCATTGACATTGGAAATGACTCCCTCAACAGAAAGTTAAGATCCCAGACCTAG
- the LOC112430847 gene encoding interferon-induced protein 44-like isoform X1 translates to MGSSSSKTVAPSLFLENPWRQINNGRENSTDQHFVENYKPEVEEQNLRILLHGPVGAGKSSFINSVNSVLQKRVCCEALVTNACDCSTKKYTTCRIKKGNAFYPFVLNDMMGLKKTTSRRNRRIHVKDVKQALKGHIKDGYVFNPENKLSKGDRYYNRTPTENDKVHVLVCVVDTNTASLMSDATVEAIQDVRDEATELEIPQVAIFTKIDEAFPEIKHDVTNVYKSECLQKRIEEFSKRVGIPINFIFPVKNYHSETELNPDMDAIIMNAMRHIIDIGNDSLNRKLRSQT, encoded by the exons ATGGGTTCTTCGTCTTCAAAAACAGTTGCTCCATCTCTAT TTCTTGAAAACCCGTGGAGGCAAATTAACAATGG CAGAGAGAACTCAACTGATCAGCATTTTGTGGAGAACTACAAACCTGAGGTTGAAGAACAAAATCTTAGGATCCTTCTTCATGGTCCAGTTGGAGCTGGAAAATCTAGTTTCATCAATTCTGTAAACAGTGTCTTACAAAAGAGAGTATGTTGCGAGGCTTTGGTGACTAACGCTTGTGACTGTTCCACCAAAAAG TATACAACCTGCAGGATCAAAAAGGGAAATGCCTTTTACCCTTTTGTCCTAAATGACATGATGGGGTTGAAAAAGACAACCAGCAGAAGAAACAGAAGGATTCATGTGAAAGATGTCAAACAGGCGCTGAAGGGCCACATAAAAGATGGTTACGTG TTCAACCCTGAAAACAAACTGTCAAAAGGCGATAGATACTACAACAGAACTCCAACTGAGAATGACAAAGTGCACGTTTTGGTTTGTGTTGTTGATACCAACACTGCATCTCTGATGAGTGATGCCACTGTGGAAGCAATACAGGACGTCAGAGATGAAGCCACTGAGCTGG AGATTCCACAAGTGGCAATTTTCACCAAAATTGACGAGGCTTTTCCTGAGATAAAACATGATGTGACAAATGTCTACAAGAGCGAATGTCTGCAGAAAAGG attGAGGAGTTCAGCAAACGTGTGGGCATCCCTATTAACTTTATTTTTCCAGTGAAGAACTACCACTCAGAAACAGAACTGAATCCTGACATGGATGCTATAATAATGAACGCCATGAGACACATCATTGACATTGGAAATGACTCCCTCAACAGAAAGTTAAGATCCCAGACCTAG